The DNA window taaaaaatgaataaatctcgATTCTCTCCGTTCCGGTTCATAATGTGTCTGACGAATAAATTAAGCGAGCCTGCTCGTGTCAGATTGAAGAAGTGGTTGTGGATCAGCCGCTTCAGGCTTAACATTATCCGGTATGAAAAGCATCGGCAGTACAAAGGGCTCCGAGCAAAACAGAAGTAGACTTGttgactaacgttagctggggaatattaaaatattaataatagtgAGTTATACAATGCAGTGATGATATACGGTAGTTtcgtttgtctgtgtgtacatcccgtattaaccctctctcagtgcagtgtgtatatactgcattaaccctctctctcagtgcagtgttaatgtactgtagtgtgcagtgtgtatatactgtattaaccctctctcagtgcagtgtgtatatactgcattaaccctctctcagtgcagtgtgtatatactgcattaaccctctctctcagtgcagtgttaatgtactgtagtgtgcagtgtgtatatactgtattaaccctcactcagtgcagtgtgtatatactgtattaaccctctctctcagtgcagtgttaatgtactgtagtgtgcagtgtgtatatactgtattaaccctctctctcagtgcagtgtgtacatactgcattaaccctctctctcagtgcagtgttaatgtactgtagtatgcagtgtgtatatactgtattaaccctctctcagtgcagtgtgtacatactgcattaaccctctctctcagtgcagtgttaatgtactgtagtatgcagtgtgtatatactgtattaaccctctctctcagtgcagtgttaatgtactgtagtgtgcagtgtgtatatactgtataaactctctctcagtgcagtgtgtatatactgtattaactctctctctcagtgcagtgctgatgtctctcaccctttctctctgctcttgtAGAACACACCCTCGCCCTCTCTTCCCTGCGTATCATGGCTCCGCCCCTGCGGTTGGTCTCCGCAGCCATGTGGCACGTGATGCAGCGGAAGGATGTGCTGCATTATGGGAAGCTGGAGGAGTTTGTCACGTCGGTCTCAGAGGCGGTCCCTGGGTTGCTTAGTTACAGGCACAGGGCCAAGCTAACACTGGGGCTACGAGCaagggtgagggggcggggcaataGGGACAAAGGGTGGGGGATAGGGccggggcagggcaggaggcATGTTAGGGACCCCGGGTGAGGTAGTCTACTAGACAGAGGCATTCATTGCTATGtggtggcctgtagggtgtggGATTCTTTCTAGAGTACTTAAGCTGATGTTTCCTTTGTAATGGATGCGCATATTTCGAAATGCATGTACAGGTGTGACTTGTACTCATCCCTAAGACCTACTGTACAGGTGTTATGGCTTTTTGAATGAGGGAGCAGGGGCTGGAAAGAGCTTGCTTTGGGGGTGCAGGTGTGCAACTCCATTGTCCAGTGCTTATGAGTTTCGGGGTGCCTGTTTATTGCAGCTCATCCTGGAGTTGTTTCGGACACAGGACCCCCCAGACCCCACCGTTATCCTGCCCCACCTAGACAGGATCGAACCACCCCTGTGTAATAGGGTGAGGGTCCATACacttttgttgtgtgtgtgtgtgtgtgtgtgtgtgagtgtgtgcgtgcgtgtctgtgtgtgttagtgtgtgcatgcgtgtctgtgagtgcgtgtgtgtctaacTGCTGTGTGTTGTTTCAGAGGGATAAAAAGGTGGAGTTTTCGGCCTCTACCTTTCGACAGTTAGTGAGAGCTCTTCTGGTCAGGCCTGCTGAAAGAGAGCAATTCTTCCAGGTTTGACCccgcccacagccccccccccccacccaccgtgtcacttcctgctggCCTTCCTCAGCCCTGCCCTCCCCGCTTTTTACCTGCTCTGTTTCATAAAAGACAGTTGGCATTTTTTTGTCGAACAGCTCGGCCTTGAGCTGTGAGGTTTGTTGCGTATTGATTGATCCTTTAGATGttgtcacacacgcacgcacacacacacacgcacacgcacgcacacacgcacacgcacacacactctcagaaacACATGGTATGGGCTAAATTGTTCTAAAtcattagtttttaaaaaaaattgatgtgtgGAATAAATGGtgttcttctctccctctctccctccccttctctctctccctctccctctccctctctccctctcctttctcactcccttcctctctctctctccctcttcctctctccctctcctttctcactcccttcctctctctctctctctctctttctccctccctccctccctccccctttctctctcaggaggTGTTTGTGGTTCAGTATGGCCCCCAGTTTGATTCTGCATTAGAGAAGCTGCTTTGGGAATTCCTGTCCCGTTTGGACCAGCTGCTGCCTGTGCCAGACCTGGCTCAGGTATGCCCCCCCCAGCACGCCTCATCTGCACCCTCTTCACAAGGAAACAGTCTAACTGGTGACTGCAGGGGGCTTTAAATGGGTATTACGCCTATCATGTCACAGATACTCTGATCTGCACAAATGCTTTGATCCTGCACTGATACTCTCATCCTGCACAGATACTCTGATCTGCACTGATACTCTCATCCTGCACCGATACTCTCATCCTGCACAAATACTCTGGTCCTGCACAGATACTCTGATCCTGCACAAATAATCTGATCCTGCACAGATACTCTGATCCTGCACAAATAATCTGATCCTGCACAGATACTCTGATCCTGCACAAATACTCTGATCCTGCACAAATACTCTGATCTGCACAGATACTCTGATCCTGCACAAATACTCTGATCCTGCACAAATACTTTGATCCTGCACAGATACTCTGATCTGCACAGATACTCTGATCCTGCATTTTGTCCTCATTTCTGAAGGTTGTGATgctgttgtttctttttctggATAAGGAAGTTTGCAGAGACTTGTGTAATTCTGAGGCTCTTTTACCTTGCGTGGTGTTTTTCAGACGGTGTCTTGGCTCAGCACTGCCCCCTGTGTGCTGGAGGACTGTGAGCAGCCAGTCTCTCAGCCTGTGCTCCTGAACACTCTGTTACAGCACCACAAACGCCTGGGACATCTGAGCACTGCCGGTGTGTCTCTGAACACTCACCTCTCCCTGTACAGCACTCTGTGTGTTGAGTGTTGTGTTGAGTGTTGTGTGTTGGGTTGAGCATTGTGTGTTGAGTATTGTGTTGAGTACTGTGTGTTGGGTTGAGTGTTCTGTGTTGGGTTGAGTGCTGTTTGTTGGGTTGAGTGTTGTGTGTTAGGTTGAGTGTTATGTGATTGGGTTGAATGCTGTGTTTTggggatttatttattaaatattttttgtgttttgagggGACGGGGTCTTAGAGGGGTTGGAGTGGTATATTAGAAATTAAtagtgtatgttttgtgtgtttgataaaggaacatttccctctctcttcccccatttcccccctttctctttatctcttgttttctccctccctatgtctctccccctctctttctctcacattcccactccctctctgtccccctctctctttctccatctcttgctttccccctctgtctctacccctctctttctctcacattcccactccctctctgtccccctctctctttctccatctcttgctttccccctctgtctctacccctctctcagCATCTCTCCCGTCCTCCATGGGGGACtccatcctctcctctctgtccctccctccctctggtcGAGTGCGGAGCACCAGTCAGGAAATGAACTCCCTTAGCCAATCAGGCGTTGGGCCTGACTCTCTGAGCCCCGCCGCTCTGAGACATCCTGCCAATCGCAGGCAAGGAAGTGGTTCCCCCATCCAGCCCATGAATAGTCAGGACCTTCCTTTCACGCCCTCCAAGGGTAGGAGGGTGGAGACTGCACAGGCCACGCCCATTATCAGCAAGGAGGTGGAGTCTGGAGTGGGGAGTCCCCACTCCCTTTACACGGGAGTGAAGTTACGATCACAGGCAAGTTTGGACAGGGGcggggagaggcaggagggggcggagagGAAAGaagggaggggcggagcctgtaaTGAACAGGAAGCCTGTTTCAAACAAAGGAGACTGGAGGAAGAGCAAAggacaggtggaggtggagagaaCAGGGCGGAGCTGAGAAAGAGTGAGCATCTaaggcaggagaggaggagccagagggaggacaggagtggtgcccccccatcccccccacagGAAGAGGCGGAGCTTTCTCCTCTGGTCATATCCTGTCTGCAGAGACAACCCCGAGTCCGGCTGGAACGACTGCGCCTTGCGGACATCGCTCCGCCTGCTCTGTCGTCCCCTCGTCTCCCTGGCAGCGGAGTGCGGTCGCCACGGAGACCGGCGCCAGGGGCAGCGGTGGCTGCGTCGCCCAGGAGGGGATGGTGTCCGGGGACCCGGAAGAGGAAGTTGAGCAGCACTGTGACCCCTGAGAAATGCCTGCCGAACTCATCAGAGAAAGAGTAAGAGAGTCTGGGCCAAACACAGCTTGCgtcggtcagtcagtcattctGGTGTTTCAGCTTGTAGCATGTAAGCAACAGCCCTCATACATCCATTTCTGATCTGAGAGgggcgtgcctgtgtgcgtgtcccATTTTAACAGAATTTGCTCTGGAAATTATTTAGGTAAATAATACACTGCAATTAATTCTTCccttttttactttagaaaCTCCGCTGACTCTTCATTAATGTGGGGGACGTCCCCTGTCCTCTCCCTCAGGACCAAGAGTGGAGGTACAGAAATACTGTggatatactgcattaaccctctctgtgcagtgttaatgcGCAGTGTTATTATACAGTGTTAATGTGCAGTGTTATTATGCAGTTTTAATGTGCAGTGTTATTATACAGTGTTAATGCACAGTGTTATTATACAGTTTTAATGTGCAGTGTTATTATACAGTGTTAATGCACAGTGTTATTATACAGTGTTAATGCGCAGTGTTATTATACAGTGTTAATGTGCAGTGTTGACTCCACCTCAGGCAGGGACTCCCTCCGTCCTGATtgtgatgatgacatcatcatagaTTCCGAagatgatgaaataaataatgttaaaggGAGGGTGAGTTGTGAGCAtgcagtagtgtgtgtctgtgtgtgcatgtgtgcacatgagtgATCTTGCTCTTTGTCTCCCTCAGCTGTTTGTGAAGCAGTACTACAGGACCAAGAACAACACCTTTGTTCCCACACTTCGAGAGTTCTGGGGCCACAGTTTGGCCTGaccggctgtgtgtgtgtgtgcgtgcatgcacatgtgcaggTTT is part of the Anguilla anguilla isolate fAngAng1 chromosome 7, fAngAng1.pri, whole genome shotgun sequence genome and encodes:
- the tinf2 gene encoding uncharacterized protein tinf2; amino-acid sequence: MESRSSTEEEHTLALSSLRIMAPPLRLVSAAMWHVMQRKDVLHYGKLEEFVTSVSEAVPGLLSYRHRAKLTLGLRARLILELFRTQDPPDPTVILPHLDRIEPPLCNRRDKKVEFSASTFRQLVRALLVRPAEREQFFQEVFVVQYGPQFDSALEKLLWEFLSRLDQLLPVPDLAQTVSWLSTAPCVLEDCEQPVSQPVLLNTLLQHHKRLGHLSTAASLPSSMGDSILSSLSLPPSGRVRSTSQEMNSLSQSGVGPDSLSPAALRHPANRRQGSGSPIQPMNSQDLPFTPSKGRRVETAQATPIISKEVESGVGSPHSLYTGVKLRSQASLDRGGERQEGAERKEGRGGACNEQEACFKQRRLEEEQRTGGGGENRAELRKSEHLRQERRSQREDRSGAPPSPPQEEAELSPLVISCLQRQPRVRLERLRLADIAPPALSSPRLPGSGVRSPRRPAPGAAVAASPRRGWCPGTRKRKLSSTVTPEKCLPNSSEKENSADSSLMWGTSPVLSLRTKSGGRDSLRPDCDDDIIIDSEDDEINNVKGRLFVKQYYRTKNNTFVPTLREFWGHSLA